The [Eubacterium] eligens ATCC 27750 genome segment AGAATACCATATATGAAATAGATGGAAAATGTATGATGGAACGAAATAATAATTAATATATAAGGGCTGCCGTTTAAGGCAGCCCCATATTAAATAATTACTGGCATCCGCATCCACTGTTGCATCCACATCCGCTGTTGCATCCGCAACCAAAGCCATTGAGGAAGTTAGTTCCATTGCCACAGCCACAGCATAAGAAGAGGAGAATTATAATCCAGAAGGAATTGCAACCATTTCCATAACCATTGTTGCATCCACATCCGTTATTTCCGTCAAAGAGGAGAAGGAGAATGATAATCCATACAATAGAATTGCAGTTATCTCCACATCCGCCGCATCCTCCGCAGTTTGTTGCTGCTAAATCACTCATGTAAAAGTCCTCCAAAATTAATCTACAATACAATATTATGGCTTACAGCATGACCCTGTTACACAGTATATGAAAATTTTATTGCAATCTTTAGGAAATTATTATATTCTAAATATAGTGCGTTTAAATGGAAAAGCACTATAAATATTAGCAAAGAGTGGGATGAATATTATGAAAGTATCGGTTATTATACCTTCACTGAATCCTGATAATAAGCTTGTAGCTGTAGTTGATGCTTTACTTGAAGAAGGCTTTAAGGACATCATTATTGTTAATGATGGAAGTGATGAGGAACATATGGCTCCTTTTAATGAAGTAGCAGCACATAGTGAATGTACAATTCTTACACATGAAGTTAACAAGGGAAAAGGAAGAGGCTTGAAGACTGCATTTGAATTCTGCCTTGAGAATAGAAAAGATATTGATGGAGTTGTGACAGTAGATGGTGATAATCAGCATCGTGCCAAAGATATTAAGAAATGCAGTGAAACTATGGTCAGTACAGGAAATGTCGTTTTAGGCGTAAGGGATTTTACTGGTGATGATGTACCGGCAAGAAGTAAATTTGGCAATAATATGACTAGTGGAGTATTTAAGGTGCTTTGCAGATTGAATATTTCGGACACACAGACCGGCTTAAGAGCAATACCTTACAAGTACCTTGAGACATTTGACAAGGTAGAAGGCGAACGATTTGAGTATGAGACTAATATGCTGCTTGCTTTCAAAAAGTATAATATTGGATTTCAGGAAGAATCGATAGAAACTGTGTACATAGAAGATAATTCATCATCACATTTTAATCCTGTCAAAGATTCAATTAAGATATACAAAGTGATATTTAAATATTTATTTAAAAGCACAGGCATGAAATATGTAGGAAGCTCTATTGCTTCGTGGGCTATAGATAATATAATATTTAATGTGCTTGAATTTGTGCTTATAGGGCTTACAGTCAGCTTAAGAATATTCATAAGTACAGCAGCGGCAAGAGTGCTTTCATCAGTTTTTAATTTCTCGCTTAACAGAAATGCAGTATTTAAATCACAGTCCGGTCTTAAACAGACGGTGGTAAGATATTACATTTTATGGTTCTGTCAGCTTGCTTGTTCTTATGCTTTGGTGTATATTGCTACAAAGCTGCTGGCATTAAGCATTGTGCTTTCAGGAATTGCCAAGATAATAATTGATCTTGCATTGTTCTTTGTAAGTTATCAGATTCAGAAAAGATGGGTTTTTAAGTAACGGTTTAGGAGGAAGTTATAGTGGCAAAAAGAAAGAATAATATTGACGATATAGATATCGTTGATGATTTTGAACTTGAAGATATTGATGATTTTGATCCGTTTGATGTTTTAGATGACAGCTATGAAGATGAAAAGTCGTATGGTAACGATAAGCCACAGGGTGGCAATACATCTAATAGAAGAAATAAAAATAAAAAGAAGAATCCAGTTCTTGTATGGGCAGGAAGAGTCGGTGCGACACTTTTGTCAACTATTCTTATTCTGGTGATATTTCTGTATGCTGTTATGGCAATGCTTGTGTATGGACCATCTAAGACAGCAAAGATTCAGTTTGTACTTTCTGTACAGGAGACAAGTGCAATAGGATTTCTTGCTAACTGGTTCTGCTCTCAGGATGAGATAGACCAGATTAAGGCCAATAACGCAATTAAAGATACAGATGAGATAACAGATGCGGGACTTGTAAATATTGATACAGCAGCCCAGGATCCAGAAACTCCTGATATTGAGATTGTGGACGTAAAGGGCGCTACATATTCTGGAAAACTCATGATTGTAAAAGATCCAAGCAGATTATTTGTGGGAACAGTTCCTGAATTTACCAATGGAAATGGAATGGTTGTTGCAGATATTGCAAAGAGATATGATGCAATCGGCGGAGTTAATGGCGGAGAATTTGTTGATGGGGAAACAACTTATACAGCAATGCCGATTGGTCTTGTAATGAAAGACGGAGAGATTCTTAATGATAATGGCGGAACATCTCATGTTACCGGAATTACATTTGATAATAAGCTTGTTCTTGGTAATATGAATGCTGCAAAGGCAAAGGAACTTAATATAAGAGACTGCGTAAGCATAAGCAATCATATTGGTCCATTTCTTATTGTTAATGGAGAGGCTCAGGATATTGTTGGTATTGCAGGGGGAACTAATCCAAGAACTGCCATAGGACAGACAGCAGATGGAAAGATTCTTCTTCTTGCAGTAGATGGAAGACAGCCTAACAGTATAGGTGCTACATTTTCAGACCTACAGGATATTATGGCACAGTATGGAGCTGTAAATGCATCTACAATGGACGGTGGAACATCAACACAGATGTATTATGATGGGGAAGTAATAAATGTACCATATTCACCAACAGGCCCAAGAAGCTGTCCGACAGCATTTTTAATTAAGTAAGGAGGAGAGTAGTATGCCAAGAAATAATAAAAGAAAAAAGAAGCTTTCAAATTTTAAAAAATTCTTATGTATATACTGTGGAATTCTTCTTCTTGCAGGTGTGATTACATTAATTATGCTTCATAGTCTTTTAAAAGATTATGAAGAGGGAATGCCGTCAGGAGCAATGGATAAGATTGTGAATCAGTTTACTCCTGATGGTATTGGAAAGCTTTTATCAGATAATAGTGTGAAAGTAAATGAGTTTGAAACAAATGATACAATAACATCATATTTTACGGATAAGTTAAATGACGGTACAGTATCATATAAGAAGAAGGCTGGTGAATATTCTGAAAAAACTCCTGTGTATGTAGTATATGCGGGTGATACGCCGATAGCAAAGGTTGAACTTAAATCAGCAGGAAAGAATGCACATAAATTTAATAAATGGACTCTTGGAACTGTTTCTTTTGGAGATTTTACAAAGAACCTTGCAGAAGTTAAAATAACAGCTCCAACAGGTGCTGATGTTTATATTAATGGAGTACAGGTTACTGATACATACAAGACAGAGTCAGAAGTTAAGTTTGCACCTTGTCTGCATGTGTCTGATTATGTTACGGTACCAACTAATGATGTGTATGATGTAGGACAGCTTATAGCACAGCCGGATATAACAGCAAAGCTTAATGGTAAGGATCTGACAGTTGATTATGACAAGAAGACAGGATATACAATTTACTATCCGTCGGACGATGAATTGTATAAAAGTATGGAATCTAGGATATATACAATAGCGGAGCAGTACGGAGCTTATATTATCAACAGGGGAAGTCTTTCTAAGCTTTCAAGCTATATGGTTGGTACTGCGGCTGAATATGTAAGTGACATTCCAGCTATATGGGCATACCTGTGGGGTAAGTCATATACTTATCAGTTCAACAATGAATCTATTACTAATTTCAGAAAGTATTCAGACAAATGTTTCTCATGTGATGTATATTATGACCTTTATGTTGATTACAAGACAGGTAATACAACATATAAGACATCGCTTACATATACATTTGTAAAACAGAATGGTACATGGATGCTGGCTGATTTCTTAATTAATTAATATAAAAATATAAGCCGTTCTAATCGTATGTGGTTGGAACGGCTTTTTTAACAAAAAATTTATGGATTTTATTGTATATAAGATGTAAAATCTAATTCGAAAACAATTATTACATAAGATTTGGAGATGAATATGTCGGAGTCTAATAAACGTAATTTTATAGTTCATGGAAGTATTCTCGCAATTGCAGGTATTCTTGTCAGGATAATAGGCATGCTTTACAGAATTCCTGTAGTTAACATTATAGGAAGTGAAGGCAATGGTATATATGGAGCTGCTTTCAACATATATAATATAATGCTTGTGTTGTCTTCGTACGGACTGCCAATGGCTGTATCAAAGCTTGTGTCAGCAAGATTTACAAAGAAAAGATATAAAAGTGCTGCTAAAGTATTAAGATGTTCTTTAATGGTTGCAGTGTGTACAGGAGGTATCGCAGCACTTCTTGTATTTTTTGGCGCTTCATTTATAGAGAATGTTATATATGGAGGAGGGCTTCCGGGACTTGCGGTTCCATTAAGGATTCTTGCACCGACAATATTCCTTGTTGCAATTCTTGGGGTTATAAGAGGATTCTTTCAGGGACAGAGTACAATGATTCCAACTGCCGTATCGCAGATACTTGAGCAGATTGTTAATGCGATTGTTAGTATTGCAGCAGGATATGGAATGATGAAAGCATTTGCTTCATCACCTGATGTGGCAGCATATGGCGCTGCAGGAAGTACGCTTGGTACTGCTATGGGAGCGCTTACGGCTGTTTTATTCATGGGATTTTTGTATGCGATATATACACCGACATTTAACAGACTGAAAAGAAAAGACAGACATACAGAGAACCAGAGCACAGGGCAGATTTGTAAGATAATCATATATACAATGATACCAATTATACTTGGACAGACATTTTATCAGATAAGTGCTTTGATAGACGATGTAATGTTTAGCAATATAATGGTTGGAAGAGATGTTACTAAGAGCATATCTATGGATCTTGGTAATTTCAGTTCAAGCTACAGCCTGCTTATAGGAATTCCACAGGGGGTTGCATCTGCAATGTCTGCTTCGATGCTGCCTAGCGTTGTTGCATCATTTACAGACAGGGATTATGATTCTATATATGATAAGATTACTAAGACATTAAAGACTAACATGTTTATTGCTGTTCCATCATTTGTAGGGCTGTTTATTATAGGTCAGCCTATAATAAAGCTGTTATTTTCCCGCTATAACAGCGTTCAGGGTGGAATGATGTTAAAAATAGGTGCGATTGCGGTAGTATTCTATACACTCTCTACAGTTACAAGTACAGCACTGCAGGGAATTGACCGTGTAAATGTACCAATGATTCATTCATCTATATCACTTGCTGTTCATATTGTGCTGGTATTCGTGCTTCTTAAGTTCTCAGCACTAGGAATATATGCAGTGGTTATAGGTAATGCAACATTTCCAATATTAATATTTATACTTAATCTAAGAACCTTATATCAAGAGATTGATTATACGATGCCGTATATAAGTGTATTTGCAAAACCAGGTATATCGGCACTTGTAATGGGCGTGTTTACATGGCTTTCATATAAGGGAATGTATACACTTACATCATCTAATGTTCTGGCACTGGTAATAGCCTTTATGGTTGCATTAATAACATATTTTGGTCCTTACTATGCTTTAACTAAGATGAGAGTATTTGAATAAAGCAGGAATGTGATTCCTGACTGGAAAGGAATAATATGCTTTGTGAGAATTGTCATCAGAATGAAGCTTCAATTCATTATACAGAAATAATTAACGGAGTTAAGAAGGAACACCATATATGCATGGATTGTGCAAGAAGGCTTAATTTTGCAGGAATGTCAGACAGTTCAGATGCGGAGTTTCCATTTGTAAGGCTTCTGACGGGTCTGCTGGCTGGTAATTCAGCCCAGGTGGAAGATGGTCCTATGATGCATATCAGATGCCCTGGTTGTGGAATGACATTTGATGAATTTACTATGGTTGGTAAATTTGGTTGTGCTGAGTGCTATGGGGTATTTGGACCTCTTATTGAGGATAATATGAAAAGACTGCATGGAGATTCAGTTCATAGGGGAAAGATATATAAGAAGTACTCAGGGCTGTCTGATGGAAATAATGAGACAGATACTCTGCCAGTCATGCAGGATGAAAATGATGATTATGAAAGTCGTATCAGGGAACTGGGGATAAAGTTAAGAGAGGCTGTTGAGATAGAGAATTATGAAGAGGCAGCCAGATTAAGGGACATGATTCACCAGTTAAAGAAAATGGATAATACGGATGATTCAACACAGGGAGGCGGTCACGATGCTTAGATGGTTTGAAGAGGGCGGCAATAACTCTGATGTTGTTATATCAAGCAGAGTAAGGCTTGCCCGTAATATTAATGGATATAATTTTTCTTACAAGATGTCAGACACAGATGCTAAAAAGCTGGTAAAAAATGTTACTGACCAGTTAAAGACAGTGTCGCCAATAAGCGGTTATAATTCATATAATTTTGACTATCTTGATGCTTATCAGAAGATGGGCATGAGGGAGAGACATGTTATAAGTCCGTATCTTGAAAAGCAGGATTACGCAGCAGGATTTGTTGCACCTGATGAAGATGTGTCAATAATGATTAATGAAGAGGATCATATAAGAATACAGGCATTTGCTGCTGGAATGAATATGCAGAAAGCGTATACACTGGCTGATAAGATGGATGATGTTATCGGAGATGTACTTGACTATTCGTATGATCAGAAGTTTGGCTATCTTACAACCCTTCCATCTAATGCAGGTACAGGAATGAGAGCAAGTTATATGCTACATTTGCCAGCACTTGCAGGAAATGATAAAATATCAGGGCTGATTCCTGAGGTTGGAAGATTCGGACTTGTGCTAAAAGCAATGGAGGGTGACAATAACAGAGCTTTAGGTGATATATACCAGCTTACTAATCTGGTAACACTTGGAAAGAGTGAGAAAGATATAATTGACAATCTGGATAATATAGCAGAACAGATTATTGCACAGGAAAGAAATTACAGGAAGCAGTATATTACAAAAAGAAAAATGACAGCACTTGATATGGTGTACAGGTCATATGGTGTGTTAAAATATGCCAGAAAGGTTACACTTAATGATGGAGAGCTGCTGCTTTCCCAGATAAGATTCGGACTTGCATCAGGGCTTATTAAGGCTGACGGATTTGATGAGAGTAATATATATCAGCTTATGATTGGAATTCATCCGGCAAATCTTCTTATGATTTCTAACAAGGATATGGATGAAGAGGAACTGGAAGTGTCACGAGCTGATTTTATAAGAGAACATCTTCCAACAATACATTAACAGATATTTACGAAATCAATCATAGAAAGGGTTATAGATATGCAGAGCAGATTTACCAGCAAAGCGCAGGAGGCACTTAATTATGCGGCAGATACAGCGGCTATGTTAGGTCATGGTTATATAGGTTCAGAGCATCTTCTTATAGGACTTATCAAAGCGGAGGGCGGACTTGCATCTTCAGTTCTTCTTAGCAATGATATTACGGATGAGAAGATAATTAATCTTGTTTGCCAGCTTATAGCACCAGATAGTGTAGTTAATGTTAAAGAACCATCAGGATATACTCCAAGGGTTAGACATATACTCGACAATGCAGCACGAGAGGCAGCAAGATTTAAGTCAGAGCTTATAGGAACAGAACACATTTTAATAGCAATAATAAAAGAAACAGACAGCGTAGCTTCAAGGCTTCTTAATACTATAGGGGTTCCTGTCAAGAAGATGTATGTTGATCTTCTTATGGCTATGGGAGAAGATGCCGGCAGGGTTAAAGAAGATTTCCAGAATGGAAGACCAAGAGGAAATGATAAAAAAAGCACAGCAACTCTTGACCAGTACAGCAGGGATCTTACACAGATGGCAAGAGAAGGCAGATTGGACCCTGTTATTGGCAGGGAAGAAGAGATTCAGAGGGTTATTCAGATATTGAGCAGAAGAACTAAGAATAATCCTTGCCTTATAGGTGAACCGGGAGTTGGTAAGACTGCCATAGCAGAAGGACTTGCAGCCAGAATAGTTGAAGG includes the following:
- a CDS encoding glycosyltransferase, translated to MKVSVIIPSLNPDNKLVAVVDALLEEGFKDIIIVNDGSDEEHMAPFNEVAAHSECTILTHEVNKGKGRGLKTAFEFCLENRKDIDGVVTVDGDNQHRAKDIKKCSETMVSTGNVVLGVRDFTGDDVPARSKFGNNMTSGVFKVLCRLNISDTQTGLRAIPYKYLETFDKVEGERFEYETNMLLAFKKYNIGFQEESIETVYIEDNSSSHFNPVKDSIKIYKVIFKYLFKSTGMKYVGSSIASWAIDNIIFNVLEFVLIGLTVSLRIFISTAAARVLSSVFNFSLNRNAVFKSQSGLKQTVVRYYILWFCQLACSYALVYIATKLLALSIVLSGIAKIIIDLALFFVSYQIQKRWVFK
- a CDS encoding phosphodiester glycosidase family protein, producing the protein MAKRKNNIDDIDIVDDFELEDIDDFDPFDVLDDSYEDEKSYGNDKPQGGNTSNRRNKNKKKNPVLVWAGRVGATLLSTILILVIFLYAVMAMLVYGPSKTAKIQFVLSVQETSAIGFLANWFCSQDEIDQIKANNAIKDTDEITDAGLVNIDTAAQDPETPDIEIVDVKGATYSGKLMIVKDPSRLFVGTVPEFTNGNGMVVADIAKRYDAIGGVNGGEFVDGETTYTAMPIGLVMKDGEILNDNGGTSHVTGITFDNKLVLGNMNAAKAKELNIRDCVSISNHIGPFLIVNGEAQDIVGIAGGTNPRTAIGQTADGKILLLAVDGRQPNSIGATFSDLQDIMAQYGAVNASTMDGGTSTQMYYDGEVINVPYSPTGPRSCPTAFLIK
- a CDS encoding putative polysaccharide biosynthesis protein translates to MSESNKRNFIVHGSILAIAGILVRIIGMLYRIPVVNIIGSEGNGIYGAAFNIYNIMLVLSSYGLPMAVSKLVSARFTKKRYKSAAKVLRCSLMVAVCTGGIAALLVFFGASFIENVIYGGGLPGLAVPLRILAPTIFLVAILGVIRGFFQGQSTMIPTAVSQILEQIVNAIVSIAAGYGMMKAFASSPDVAAYGAAGSTLGTAMGALTAVLFMGFLYAIYTPTFNRLKRKDRHTENQSTGQICKIIIYTMIPIILGQTFYQISALIDDVMFSNIMVGRDVTKSISMDLGNFSSSYSLLIGIPQGVASAMSASMLPSVVASFTDRDYDSIYDKITKTLKTNMFIAVPSFVGLFIIGQPIIKLLFSRYNSVQGGMMLKIGAIAVVFYTLSTVTSTALQGIDRVNVPMIHSSISLAVHIVLVFVLLKFSALGIYAVVIGNATFPILIFILNLRTLYQEIDYTMPYISVFAKPGISALVMGVFTWLSYKGMYTLTSSNVLALVIAFMVALITYFGPYYALTKMRVFE
- a CDS encoding UvrB/UvrC motif-containing protein, whose product is MLCENCHQNEASIHYTEIINGVKKEHHICMDCARRLNFAGMSDSSDAEFPFVRLLTGLLAGNSAQVEDGPMMHIRCPGCGMTFDEFTMVGKFGCAECYGVFGPLIEDNMKRLHGDSVHRGKIYKKYSGLSDGNNETDTLPVMQDENDDYESRIRELGIKLREAVEIENYEEAARLRDMIHQLKKMDNTDDSTQGGGHDA